From Mauremys reevesii isolate NIE-2019 linkage group 10, ASM1616193v1, whole genome shotgun sequence, the proteins below share one genomic window:
- the RADIL gene encoding ras-associating and dilute domain-containing protein isoform X2 translates to MTLLTGRKRHSTPPTLRRSVSETSLSHVGSPEEEQLKRHYSTLPETIRGLESSREEQQAPTAERNGSSVRYSLYQSPHLLLLQGYSYQHDSLVYVLNREQHTVGQRTQSSKPSISLFAPDILPLHCTLRKRKLPSRSRHRSEEKLILELIPGASVSVNFSEVVKTIVLHHGDLLSLGLYYLLLYKDPTRAQPLPAQTLMRLKSLHRASDPEAPVLCKMCGSQLKERGPSAKKHGPSPTASQRSARKRLQLEFERAAEDVLVRRIVTLIEPGGDDHKLTPAFLLCLCIQHSATSFEPGDFGQLLLKSAKMIQRTVWEKTKELAEKQSQHQDPGSLSRFTVTDLVPDLQHILFWMSNSIELLYFIQQKSPIYIQSLEEELDVKGSKESLFSSTITASEEAMTVLEEVIMYTFQQCVYYISKSLYVSLPALLECNPFQSEGQEGWRASSQLPEEIRRVVLIYQATLDLLHQYEVHPEIASQMFAYLFFFSNTLLFNQLMDKGSSLGCFHWPKGVKIRASLRLLLEWMRGVGFGHLAEQFFSKLSSVAHLLAMPSSQLAQMTWPLLRAEFPTLSPAQLHHILTQYQATSDVGCVVAWQPWQGDSPAAFRTDEVLESFDNHPPIVLPSGGFKVDLEVETLDDNVYRHLLYIRHFLWSLRSKSPHARDLPEAEPLKKDVPTSHNTPEVPEDALTLPALGNSFGQSDCRRPGSCAEAEAAGSPPLPTDMSRSPRDYYTSETQETLKHLPLHSTLGKKTLAKASILPVDPSCLLTPPNTPLNFDPGSPESPQSTSCGKVLQDPRKDGLNGTNATTPEGCSPLPYDYPTPASSSRSSATDDFCYVFVVELEKGPIGLGMGLIDGLHTPLNAPGIYIRTLIQDSPAASDGRLSLGDRILAVNGTSLIGADYQSAVELIRSGGKKLRFLVAKSDMEIAKKISSSSSSSS, encoded by the exons ATGACCCTGCTGACGGGACGCAAGCGACACTCCACGCCACCCACCCTCCGACGCAGCGTGAGCGAGACCAGTCTCAGTCACGTGGGCTCGCCGGAGGAGGAGCAGCTCAAGAGACATTACTCCACGCTGCCCGAGACCATCCGCGGCCTGGAGAGCTCGAGGGAGGAGCAGCAGGCCCCCACGGCGGAGCGGAACGGCAGCAGCGTGCGGTACTCCCTCTACCAGTCCCCTCACCTCCTGCTCCTGCAGGGCTACAGCTACCAGCAT GATAGCTTGGTTTACGTGCTGAACCGCGAGCAGCACACAGTGGGCCAGAGGACTCAGTCCAGCAAACCCAGCATCAGCCTCTTCGCCCCGGacatcctgccccttcactgcACCCTCAGGAAACGCAAGCTGCCGAGCCGCTCCCGACACCGTTCGGAGGAGAAGCTGATCCTCGAGCTGATCCCGGGGGCCAGTGTGTCCGTCAACTTCTCCGAAGTGGTAAAGACGATTGTGCTGCACCACGGAGACCTCCTGTCCCTGGGGCTCTACTACCTGCTTCTCTATAAGGACCCCACCAGGGCCCAGCCACTGCCCGCGCAGACGCTGATGAGGCTGAAATCTCTGCATCGAGCCTCGGACCCGGAGGCCCCCGTGCTCTGTAAGATGTGTGGCAGCCAGCTCAAGGAGAGGGGCCCCTCCGCCAAGAAGCATGGGCCCTCCCCCACCGCCAGCCAAAGATCAGCCAGGAAGAGGCTGCAGCTGGAGTTCGAGAGAGCTGCCGAGGACGTGCTGGTGAGAAGGATCGTGACCTTGATCGAGCCTGGGGGTGACGATCACAAGTTGACACCGGCCTTCCTGTTGTGCCTCTGCATCCAGCACTCCGCCACTAGCTTCGAGCCGGGAGACTTCGGTCAGCTGCTGCTCAAGTCAGCCAAGATGATTCAGAGGACAGTGTGG GAGAAAACGAAAGAGCTGGCCGAGAAGCAGTCCCAGCA TCAGGATCCTGGATCCCTGTCCCGCTTCACCGTCACAGACCTGGTCCCGGACCTGCAGCACATTCTCTTCTGGATGTCCAACTCCATCGAGCTCCTGTACTTTATCCAACAGAAATCCCCCATCTACATccagagcctggaggaggagctggatgTCAAGG GTTCTAAGGAGTCTCTGTTCTCTTCTACCATCACAGCCAGCGAGGAAGCCATGACGGTGCTAGAGGAAGTGATCATGTATACTTTTCAGCAGTGCGTCTACTATATCTCCAAG TCTCTGTATGTATCTCTACCTGCCCTCCTGGAGTGTAACCCCTTCCAGAGTGAGGGCCAGGAAGGTTGGCGGGCGTCATCCCAGTTGCCTGAAGAAATACGCAGAGTCGTGTTGATCTACCAGGCTACGCTGGACCTGCTCCACCAGTATGAAGTGCACCCTGAAATAGCCTCACAGATGTTTGCCTACCTCTTCTTCTTCTCCAACactctgctcttcaaccagctcATGGACAAAG gctCCTCCTTGGGTTGCTTCCACTGGCCGAAAGGAGTGAAGATCCGCGCCAGCCTGCGGCTCCTCCTGGAGTGGATGCGGGGCGTGGGCTTTGGGCACCTGGCCGAGCAGTTCTTCAGCAAGCTCTCCAGCGTGGCTCACCTGCTGGCCATGCCAAGCTCCCAGCTGGCACAG ATGACCTGGCCATTGCTGAGAGCCGAGTTCCCCACCCTGAGTCCTGCTCAGCTCCATCACATCCTGACTCAGTACCAGGCAACGTCCGATGTGGGGTGTGTCGTGGCCTGGCAGCCCTGGCAGGGGGACAGCCCTGCAGCCTTCAGGACAG ACGAAGTGCTGGAGTCCTTTGATAACCACCCGCCCATCGTCCTGCCAAGTGGAGGATTTAAGGTGGACTTGGAGGTGGAGACGCTGGACGATAATGTATACCGGCATCTCCTGTACATCCGTCACTTCCTGTGGAGTCTGCGGAGCAAGAGCCCCCACGCAAGGGACTTGCCAGAGGCGGAGCCCCTGAAG AAAGACGTGCCCACCAGCCACAATACCCCCGAGGTGCCCGAGGACGCACTCACCTTGCCAGCCCTGGGGAATTCCTTCGGCCAGTCGGATTGCAGACGCCCAGGAAGCTGTGCTGaagcagaggctgctgggagccctccgctCCCCACAGATATGAGCAGATCCCCCCGAGACTATTACACCAGTGAGACACAAGAAACACTCAAGCATCTGCCGCTGCACAGCaccctggggaaaaaaaccctcgcCAAGGCCAGCATCTTGCCAGTGGATCCCTCCTGCTTACTGACCCCTCCCAATACGCCTCTGAACTTTGACCCTGGAAGCCCGGAATCCCCTCAGAGCACCAGCTGTGGGAAAGTCCTCCAGGACCCCAGGAAGGATGGACTCAATGGCACCAACGCCACCACCCCTGAAG GATGTTCTCCGCTGCCCTATGACTATCCCACGCCAGCTTCCTCCAGTCGCAGCTCAGCCACGGATGATTTCTGCTACGTCTTTGTGGTGGAGTTGGAAAAAGGGCCCATCGGGCTGGGGATGGGACTGATTGATGGCTTG CACACCCCTTTGAATGCTCCTGGCATCTACATCAGGACCCTCATCCAGGACAGTCCTGCAGCCTCAGATGGCAGACTCTCCCTAGGAGACCGCATCCTGGCTGTTAACGGCACCAGTCTGATTGGAGCAGATTACCAgag TGCAGTGGAGCTCATCCGCTCCGGAGGGAAGAAGCTGCGGTTTCTGGTTGCCAAGTCTGACATGGAAATAGCCAAGAAAATCAGCTCCAGCTCATCATCGTCCTCTTAA